In the genome of Chloroherpetonaceae bacterium, the window TTTGGCAATTGCCAAATCCTGCGTGCGTTTCTCGACCAGCACTGAAAGCTCCTTTTCTCGCCGAACGATGCTGGCTACCCGCCAGCGCGAAATCCCTACGCCCAGCAAAACAAGGCTCACCGATACTATTCCCAAAAACCACGTGGTTTGGTAAAAAAACGGCTCAATGGTGAAGGTTACAGTTGCGCCTTGCTTATTCCAGACCCCGTCATTATTACACGCTATTACTCGAAATGTGTAGGTATTTGGCGGTAAGTTGGTGTAGTATGCCTCTCGGCGCGTGTCGGCATTGTTCCAGTCCTTATCGAAGCCAACCAGTTGATAGCGAAAGCGCACTTTCTTGGGAGCCAGCAGCGATAGACCTGTGTAGTGAAATTCCAGCTTGCTTGTGCCTGCTCTGAATACCATCGGCTTTTCCTTCTCTACCAGTTGATTATCAACATAGATTTCTTCAATATGCACAGGCGGCGGTATGGGGTTTTTCGGCAAATCTTTTGGATTAATTCTCACCGCACCTTTTGCAGTTGGAAACCAGAGCATTCCATCACGGTCCTTACACGCTGAGGCGGGTGTGATGCCTTCATTTGTTTTCATACCTGCTTCTGTGCCAAAGGCTCTGGACGAAATTTTCTGCCGCTTTCCTTCGGCAAATTCGGTTAGCTCTGCTTTGCTTACACAAAAGATCCCTGTGTTGCAATTCATCCAAAGGTACCCTTCATCATCTTCGAGAATCTGAAACACATCATTGCCATACAGTCCATCTTTTGAGGTATAAGCTGTAATGCGCCCCTCCTTGATGCGCGACAGTCCGCCTGACGTGCCTACCCAAATTGTGTGCTCTTTATCTTCATAGACCGTGAAGACTACATCACCAGACAGATTGTCCTGCGAGGTGTAGGCCGCAAATTTCCCGTTCTTGTAGTAGTTCAGTCCTCCCCCATCGGTTGCAATCCAGATTGTGCTATCGGAGCTGCAATAAAGTGCAATAATAGAATTATGCGTTAGCCCGTCTACTGTGGTGAAGGTGGTGAATTTACCATCTTTGTAGCGTGATAGCCCGTGGATATTTGTGCCTACCCACAGTGCGCCTTCGTAGTCTTCCACGATGGTGCGCGTGCCATTGTCGGCTAATCCGTCTTTACGTGTGAGCGCTTTAAAGGACTTTCCGTCGTATTGCAGAATGCCGCCGCCGAACGTTGCAATCCAGAACTTATTATCTTTGGCTCTCAGGAAAGCCCGCACGATATTTGTCGGCAAACCCTCTCGGGTAGTGAAAACTTGTACCTTTCCGTCTTTCCAGTGTGTCATTCCATTAAAAGAGCCAAACCACATTGACCCATCACGGTCTTGATAAATGGAGTAGGTTACATCATCTGCCAATCCTTCCAGCTTACCGAAGGTCAGAAACTTGCCATCACGAAACCGATTTAAGCCTGAGCGCGACGTGCCAAACCACAGGCTTCCTTCTCGGTCTTCACAAAAGGCATAGACGCGCATACCCTCAAAACCTTCCTTTTCAGTGAAGTTCTCAAACTTGCCACCGTAGAAGCGCGCCAGCCCACGAATTGTACCCACCCACAGTGCGCCACCTGAATCCTGAAAAATGGAATAGACTATTTCATTTACTAAGCCATCTTGGGTAGAATAGGTTACCCAGCGCACTTGTTCAAAGCGTGCCATCCCTGCATTTGTGCCAATCCAGATATTGCCACTCCGGTCTTCATAGATGGTGCGCACGAAATCGTTAGGCAATGGCGCTACTTTCGTTTTGCTCGTGAAAGAGGTTGCCACGCCATTTTCCAACTTCCATAGCCCCAAATCCGTGCCTGCCCATACCACACCTTTTGAATCTACTACAACCACATTGATACTATTGCTTGGCAGCCCATTGCTGATAGTGTAAGTTGTTATCTTTCCTGTGCGCCAATCCAGCTTTACCAATCCCTTGCGTGTGCCTAACCAGAGCAGGTTTTGCACTGAGTCATAGCCAATGCTTGTGATAATGTTGCTTGGTAAGCCATCTTTCACTTGATACACCTCAAAGCGCCCTGCCTTGAACCGCAATAATCCTCCACCATTGGTGCCAATCCAGATTGCACTATCTGCTGTCTCTTTTAGTGCCAGCACCGTGCTATTTTGAAAGGCAGGTGTATTCCGTTGATTGAAGACCACAAAACGCGCCCCATCAAAACGAATCAAGCCATCGTAAGAGCCTAACCAGATGTACCCGTTGTTTTCACCGTATTGAGTCTGCAGAACGGCTAATACCGACTGATGCGGCAGCCCATCTTTCTTCTCCCACACTTCATAGTTGTACTGGGTGATTTTTTTCTTGGGGTCTAAGGCGAATAGTGGTGTGCTCAGTAGTATCCAGATACAAAGCAGTTGCACTGTAAGCTGGCTTTCTTTCCAGCCGCACTTCAGCTTCTTTGGCAGCATACTTAGCATTTGGCGTTGCGGTGCCAGACTCTCGTGAAGAAACTTTCTCAGAGCAAACACATTGCAAGCTTCTTCTTCCGTCACTTCCGTTTTGCGCTTTTGAAAATAGCTAAAATTCACTTAACCTAATTCTTACAGACTTGCCTGCGCAGCTCAGCGAGGCAATCGTGTCAGCTCGCATCGCCAATTGACATAACTGCTTTCAACATGGGACTCAGTCAGGAAGAACTGCTTGCGCTTTTCAAATCCACTGGTGCTTTGCTCGAGGGACACTTTCTCCTCTCGTCAGGGCTGCACAGTCCGCATTACTTCCAATGTGCGAAGGTCTTGCAGTATCCGCGCTACCTAATGATGCTATGTGAGCCTATTGCGGCACATTTTGCTCATTCCAACATCGATGTTGTCATTTCTCCTGCCTTAGGTGGTATTGTGGTAGGCACGGAAGTCGGTCGCCAGCTCAATGTGCGCACAATCTTTGCCGAGCGTGAAAATGGTGTCATGACGCTGCGTCGTGGGTTCGAAATTCAGCCCGGTGAGCGCTGCCTCGTGGTTGAAGACGTGGTGACGACAGGTGGCTCTGTTAGAGAAGTTATCAGGATTATTCAAGACAGGGGTGGCGTAGTGGCAGGCGTTGGTTTCATCGTTGACCGCAGCAATGGCAAGGTGCAACTGGCCGATGACCAATTTTCACTCTTGAAGTTAGATGTAGTGGCTTACCCACCCGACCAAGTTCCCCCTGAGCTTGCGAAAATTCCTCTTACCAAGCCTGGTAGTCGTCCGCAGCCGTCAAGTGCCGCATAACTTGCTACATCATATTTTGCGGATCGACATCGACTTCTAATCGCACAGTGCTGTTCCACTTTTTGCGAAAGTGGAGTTGCACTTGCCGCAGCACCGGCTTTGTGAGCCGTGCCCCTCGCTTTTGCTTGATCAGAATCTGGTAGCGAAATTGTCCTTTGAGCTTTGCAATGACTGCGGGCGCAGGTCCTAAGAGGTCAAACTGCTCTGCATCTAACAGCGCTTGCAGCATCTGAGCAAAATCGTTTGCTGCCGCTTGCACATCAGACTGATTTTTGCCCGAGAACCCAATCTTTACTAGTCTTGAAAAAGGCGGATAGGCGGTTTGCTGGCGGTAGGTTGTCTCATAGCCGAAAAAGCGCACATAGTCTTGCTGCAAGAGCAGCTTGAAGATATCGCTCTGCACGTTGTAGACCTGCAAATACACTTCTCCTTTCTTTCCTGCACGTCCTGCTCGCCCTGCTACTTGCAGAAGCAGCGCATAAAGCCGCTCCCCTGCTCGGAAATCAGGCAGTGCCAGTCCAATGTCGGCTGCCAGCGCTCCTACCAGTGTTACATTCGGGAAATCCAAGCCTTTGGCCACCATTTGCGTGCCCAGCAGAATGCGAGCTTTGCCTTCTGCAAACTCTCGCAAAATTTTGGCGTGGGCATCTTTGCGTGAAGTTGTGTCCAAATCCATTCGCAAAATGCGCTCGTTTGGAAAAAGCTGCTGCAGCTCCAACTCCACTCGCTCCGTGCCGCCTGAGCGAAAAGAGAGTTTGTCTGAGCCGCAGCGCCGACAGTGCGAAATCATTTCTTTGGTTTTGCCACAGTAGTGGCAGCGCAAGTGATTTTCCTGCAGGTGAAAGACCATTGGCACGCTGCACTCACTACACATCTGAATCCAGCCGCAACTTTCACAATAAATGCTGCTGGCGTAACCGCGCCGATTTTGGAACAAAATGACCTGCTCATTTTTTTCCAGACGCCTGCAAATCTCTTGGTAGAGTGTCTCAGATAGCGAGGGTGAGACTTTTTTTGCCCGTGCAATGTGAATGAGCTTGATGTCGGGCATTGTAGCCTTATCGGCGCGTTTAGTTAGCGAGAGCAGCTCATACTTGCCGATGTGCGCATTGTAGAATGACTCTACGGATGGTGTGGCTGAGCCAAGAATACATACTGCATTTTCGAATCGCGCTCGCATAACTGCCACATCTCGAGCGTGGTAGCGTGGCGATTGGTCGCATTGCTTGTATGAAGACTCGTGCTCTTCATCGACAATCACTACGCCTAAGTTTGGCAAGGGTGCAAAAATGGCTGAGCGCGGCCCCAGTGCAATTTTCGCACGACCGTGTTTCAGACTCTGCCATGCATCAAACTTTTCGCCATCGGACATCGCACTATGCAGCACACGCACTTCATTGCCGAAGTGGCTACGAAAGCGTGATGCCGTCTGCGGGGTGAGTGAAATTTCAGGCACAAGGACAATTGCGCTCTTGCCTTGTTCTAAGGCTTTACGAATCGCTTCAATATACATCCAAGTCTTGCCGCTGCCTGTTACACCGTGCAAAAGAAAGGTCTGGAATCGCCCTTGCTCAATTGCAGTGGTCAAGCGGCGAACCACCTTTGCTTGCTCATCAGTGAAACGGATTTCTTTTTTCGTCTCAGAAAACGACTCCAAAAACTCTCGGCTGAGTGTTACCTTCTCACACGCCAAAATGCCTTTCTCCACCAGTGCATTCATCGTAGCACTGCTTGCCCCGATTTCTTCTGCAAAGGCAATTGGCTTATTTAGTTGAATGAACTTTTGCAGCGCTTCTTCTTGCTTTTTGGAGCGCCTGAGCGAATTCAGCACAGACAGTAGCTCTAACTCAGTGAGCGGTTTTGCAAGGCGATATGCTGTTTTGAGTTTTGGCTTTGCTTTCTGCGCAAACGTTTTTTTGATTTCAATCAGTCCTCCTCGTTCAAGTTCAGAGAGTGCTAGCCTTAAATGCTTCGTCCCCAAGCGCCGTTGCAACTGCAGTGTGGTCAGCTTCTTTTCTTGATGCAGCAGTTTCATAATGCTGCGCCGCAGCTCTGTCTTGATGATTTTCTCATCGGACGGAAGCAGCTCGAGCTCCTCGCGCAGCACAACAGTTTCTTTGGGGCGGATTCGCATTACAGAAGGCAGCACGGCGTAAATTGCCTCAATTGGGTAAGCGATGTAGTAATCTGCCATCCAGAGCGCCAGTTGCATTAGTTCTGGCGACAGGGCTGGTTCGCCATTGTCGAAGACATCAAGAATCTCGTTGCCTGTTGGCAGAGGGGTTTCCAACTCACTTGCCAGCGATGACACAAAGCCCAATCGCTCTGCAGGAGCGCTGCCTCGTCGGCGAAACCGCACCAACACACGGCTTCCTACTTGAACTGCTCCTAAAAATTCTGGTGGAATCAAGTAGGGGTATGCATAATCGGTGAGCGAATGTTCGACATACACGAACGCATATTGGGCATTTGCGTGCGCCATACCTGCGACAACTTGCCGCAAATTATTCAAAAGTTTTACTCTAACTCAAAACTTTCGCCCCGTGCAGGGATTTCCACGCGCTCAAACCCTAATTCATACAGCCCTGCCCGCAGGGCTTCGCAGGCTTCTTTTTCGCCATGCACAAGAAATAGCCCCCTCATTTGGCTTGTGCGATAGGGAGCCAAGTAGGCTAAGAGTTCTGCCCTATCAGCATGTGCAGAGAAATTATTCATCACGACCACTTCTGCCCGCAGCTTATATGGCTCACCAAAGATGTTGACGGTCGGCTGACGCTCCAAAATTTTTCGCCCTAATGTGTTCTCTGCCATATAGCCCACAATCAGCACCGTTGTTCTTGGGTCAGAAATATGGTTTGCAAGGTGGTGCACAATGCGCCCTCCTTCTGCCATACCCGAACCAGCAATAATAATGCAAGGCTCTTGCAACGTGTTGAGCCGCTTCGACTCTTCGACTGAGCGCACATATGTGATATGCTCAAACTCAAGTGGGTTTCGATCTTCGTAAATCAACCGCCGCATTTCTTCGTCAAAGCACTCAGGATGATAGCGATAGACGTTTGTTACTTCTTGCGCCAGTGGACTATCCAAATAAATCGTCATACTGCTGGGTATTTTACCTGAGTGGTAAAGCTGACTGAGGTAGTAGAGAATTTCTTGCGTTCGTCCCACGCTGAAAGCTGGAATCAAAATTTTTCCTCCACTTCGATAAGTGCGTTGCACCACGTCGGTTAAAATGCGCTCCACTTCATCTTTCGGCTTGTGCAATCGATTGCCGTATGTGCTTTCTGTCAGCAGGTAATGCACCTCACCGCAGTGTTCCGGCTCTTTGAGAATGGGCGTATTTGGTCTGCCCAAGTCACCCGTAAATGCCAAGCGGACCTTCTGCCCTTTCTCCTGAATGTCCAGCACGCTGATCGCCGAGCCCAGAATATGCCCAGAGTGGTAGAAGGTCAGGCTAATGCCATCTGCAATCGGGAAAGTTTTATGAAAGGGTAGCGAGATAAAGTATTCCAGCGTCGCTTGTGCATCTTCAATAGTGTAGAGCGGTTCTACAGGCGGTAAGCCCTTTTTGCGGTGTTTTTTCGTTACAAACTCCGCATCTCTTTCTTGCAGCAGGGCTGTGTCTTGAAGCATTACGGCAGCTAAGTCGCGCGTGGCAGGTGTTGCAAAAATTTTCCCTCGAAAGCCTTGTTTGACAAGGGTTGGAAGATTGCCACTGTGGTCGGTGTGTGCATGAGAGAGAATCACCATATCCAGCTCACTTGGCGAGAACAGGAAATGTCGGTTGCGTGCTTCTGCTTCAGCGCGTCGCCCTTGATAGAGACCGCAATCCAGTAAAATTTTCTGGCCATTTGCTTCCAACAGGTGCGAAGAGCCTGTGACGCCCTGAACTGCACCAATGAAGGTCAGTTTCATTCTTGCAACGCGCTCCTACTTATGCATGCCATGTTAATTTTTCTTCAGCAAAGAGTGCGCTGCCTGCAGATTGCTTTTAAGTGAGCTGGCCTTCTCCTTTTGTTCGGTGGCTTGCTCTTTTGGCACTGTTTGTCCTGCTGGCTTATTTGTAGCAGCGCTTTCTGGATGATAGTGAAGGTATTCACTGCTCTTTGCGGTAGCTTCTCTCAGCGCACGCTCGAGCTGTTCCTCTGTCGTCGGCTTTGGAATATACTTGAAGACATTCAGTTCATTGACCGCTCGCACAATGAGCTTGACATCTACCGCATCGGTCAGAATAATGATAATCGCTTGTGGTCTTTCTTGCTTCAAGGTTTGCAGGAAATCTACCCCATCATACTCGCCCAGCTGCAGCTCGCTTACAATCACGGAGATTTCTTTCTTGGAGAAAATTTGAAAGGCCTCTTCGACCGTATCTGCCGCTAAAATTTCGTAAATGTCTTCGAGCTTGCTAACCAGATGCGCAATCTCTTCCTTGCTGTATCCGATGAAAAGCACACTCGGTCTTACTGATGGCTTGGGTGGCGCACTGACTGGCGCAACAGGCATCTTTGTTACACCCACTGCTGATGTCCTCAGCGCAGTGATTCGGTCGTAAATTTGCACGCCTAAGCGCACCACACTTTGCAGCATTTCAGGACGGCAAGGCTTGTTGAGGTAGCGGAAAATCTCACCTGCGTTGACGGACTTAATTACGCTCTCCAAATCCGCATAGCCTGTTAGTAACACACGAATCGTATCAGGGCTAATTGTCTTTGCTTGACGCAATAGCTCATGCCCGGGCATCTCTGGCATACGTTCATCGCTGATAATGACCTTAATAGGGTGCTGGCGCAGAATTTCCAGTGCTTCAAATCCGTTTTGGGCGGTGTGCACCTTGTAGTCAAAGTCCAGCAGGTCGCGCAACGAATTGAGCATCAGCGGCTCATCGTCGACCACCAAGATGTGCGAGAGTTCCTTCATTATCTTTCTCCTTGCCGAAGTTCAAAAGCGAGTTTTGCAAATTTAGCTAACAATGCCTTACAACTGTTTATCGCATTCGAGAGGTCAAGAAAACACTGTGCTTAGATTTTACCACGCACAGCTTGTCAGCGAGCCAACTGCCAGTCTCATCGCCTATTTAGGCCTTTTGCCTAGCTGAGCTACACTATGCTTTCGCTTTATCGCCCTCATCAGTGATTTTTGTTACGAAGCGATGTTTTCCTTTTGCTCTGCAACCACATTGCTGCGCCTTGTTTGCCGCAGCGGCAGCGTAATCGTAAACTCTGTGCCTCTACCGACTTCACTTGCGACCTGAATAGTGCCGTGATGCTGCTCAATGATTTTATAGACAATGGACAGCCCAAGCCCTGTCCCTTGACCTACTGGCTTTGTAGTAAAAAATGGCTCAAAAATTTTTTTCAAGTTCTCCTCTGGAATCCCGATGCCTGTGTCTGCGATTTTGATGATGGCTTTATCGCCTTCGGTCAGCGTCGTGATGGTAATTTTACCAAATTTTTCAATTGCTTGCGTCGCATTGGTAATAAGGTTCAGAAATACCTGATTGAGCTGTGCTGGATAGCATTCAACCATCAAGTTCGGTGCATAGTTTTTGATGACCTCAGCTTTGTGTTTTACCATATTTGTCGCGATCATCAAGGCTGAATCAATGCTCTCTGCCAGATTTACCAACTTGCAGGTTGCTTCATCAAGGCGAGAGAAGTTGCGCAAGTTGGTTACCAGTTCTTGAATGCGCTGCAAGCCGATGTTGGATTCACTAATAGTTCGGCGCGTGCGTTCTACCAGTGAAAGCTCTTCAATGCGCAAGACCATGCTACGGATATTTTCCAGCTGTGCTTCTAACTCAGCCAGCTCGCCTTCGCGCAGCATTTTTTCCATTTTTTGATACTCTCTGAGTGCACGCTCCAAAATGCCCACATTGCGCTCAATGACGCTAAGGTTATTGGTTACAAACCCAAGTGGCGTATTGACCTCGTGTGCAATGCCTGCAACCATTTGACCCAGCGATGCCATCTTCTCCGACTGAATGAGCTGCGCCTGCGTGCTTTTCAGGTCGCTCAGCAGCTTTTCGACACGCTCTTTTTCGCTTGCTAACTGATTGCGCTGACGCAGAATTTCATCGGTACTCTGTTGAATGATTCTATCGCGCTTGCGCAGCGAGATGGTCAGCCGAACTGCCATTGCAAAAAACACACCTAAGCTCAGTAGGAGCGCTGAGACCTGCAAGGTTTGCAAGCGTGCAATGCGCTCATTTGACACTTCACCCAATGTCGTAATAAAGCGCTGGTTTGCATTGAGAATAGCATCACTTTCTTTTACCATTGTCTCCACACATTGCTCCAGCAGCAGTGTATCAATACGGTCAGCGCTTGCAGCCGCCAGTTTGAGAAACTTCTCTCGGTGTGGTTGCCAGAGATGGTCAATGTTGCCCCACGCTTGCACTGCTTTTTCTTCTTCAATTGGTTTGACTGCTACAGCTGTCCCGAACAATGTGGCAGGGCCACCTTCTCTGAGTGCTCGCTGCAACTCGTCAAATTGTCGGATAGACGTTGCAAACTCTTTGAAGGCTGTATCGTATTGCGTTAGCATAAAAAATCTCAGGTGCATATCGCGCAAGCTTTTTTCCGCGCGCTGCCACTCACGTGCGCTTTGCGTCGCTAGTGCAACCTGTTTGGCATCTTCTTCACTGCGCTGTGCCAGCACATAGTTGATCACAAAGATAGAAGTGACCAGCAGCAAGAAGGCAATCGCATACAGCACCAGTTCGCCGTAATGCCCAATTTTTACCGCTTCTGGCGCGTTTTCAGTCGCTGTGTTTTTTGTCATTTTTGGGTCTTTTTTCTTGAAAAATGTGCCCCTGTGCAGTAGTTTCACCTCTGCCAGTCAGTATCAGGCGCTATTATGTCTCACCTTAGCTATGTGCCGAATAGCCTATCGCCTGCATCGCCTAGGCCGGGCAAGATGTATTTTTTGTCGTTCAGCTCTCTGTCTAATGTTGCTGCATAAATTGGCACTTCTGGGTGATGCTGGCTGAAATGTCGCACCCCCTCTGGCGCAGCCACTACCGAGACCAGCGACAGGTTTCTTGCACCTTTTTCTTTGAGCAAACTCACAGCCATTGTGGCACTTCCCCCTGTCGCCAGCATCGGGTCTAAGACAAAGCAATGTAGCTCAGAGATATTCTCAGGAATGTTCGAGTAGTAAAAGTGCGGCTGATGTGTAGTGTGGTCACGCGAAACCCCAATGTGTGAGACAGTGGCGTTTGGTAAAAATTTCAGAAATCCATTTTGCATACCTAGTCCCGCTCGCAACACTGGCGCAATCAGAAACTTTTCTTTCAGGCGGTAGCCCACCGTCGGTTCAAGGGGTGTTTCAATATGCACTGGCTCAAGCGGCAACTTCTCAAAGATTTCAATCGCCATAATTTCTGCCAGCCGCTCTAAGGCTGAACGGAACAGCTCTTCTGAGGTGTGCTTATTGCGTAGCACGGTTAGCTCACACTTCAGAAGCGAATGTTCAAAGACAGTGAGTTTCATAGTGGCTCTGTGACCGCGTTGAAAGTTGCCGCTTGCAGCCTTTTGCTCTACTTTGTTTTCGCTTGTTCAAGCCTAAGATAGATGTCGCAAGTATGCCCAGTCTCTGCCTATTTCATGCACTGCTCACTTTGCAGTTCCCAGCTTTGCCAGTGCTTCTGCTTTTGGGAAGAGCTTGATAGCTTCTTGCACGATGTTGTCTTCGTCGGCAAAAATCATTCGTTCATACTTAGAGCCCCAGATTTGGCGTGCTAAGTTGCCTTTCACCGCATTTTTCAGATAGCGCTCATCACGGTTGTAGTCGGCTTCGACGAAGGGGATATTTTTCTTCGCTGCCAGTGCAATCAGCTGCTTCATCATCTCTGAGCTGACCTCAAACTCCTTTCTGAACTTTTCAAAGTTGTGCTCATACTTTTTCTTGAAAGCAGGGTTTTGCTCAATGTAATGCTGTGCAAATTCATCAAAAATGCGCGCAGAGCGTAACTGACGGTAGTAGCGCGTTACCGTGTCGGGCCAGATGAAGTAATCGGGCATAATACCTCCCCCTCCTAGCACAATACGCCCTTTGTCCGTCTTATAAGGCTTATGAATGGAATCAGGCTTGATGAACATGCTGGCTTCAATGGGTTCGTTGCGTCCACGCAGCTCTTGTGCTTTTCTTTTGACCTCAGGGTCAGGGCTATTGATGCCTAGTTCGTTCCAGCCTCTTTCTTGAATTTCTGCGTAATATTCTTCTCTCCCGCGTCTGCCCCCGTCATAGGGTCGCTGGATAGAGCGCCCTGAAGGCGTGTAGTAGCGTGCAATGGTTACGCGAATCTGTGAGCCATCCGGCAAGTCAAAGGGGCGTTGTACCAAGCCCTTCCCGAAGGTCGTCTCGCCTACAATCAAGCCTCGGTCGTGGTCTTGCACTGCGCCAGCCACAATTTCCGACGCAGAGGCGCTGGCCCGATTGACCAAAATGATTAGCGGCTCTTTTTCAAACAAGTCCCCCGGCTTGGAGAATGCATTTTCCTCTGGTGCACTGCGCCCTTTTGTATAGACAATCTTCTGCACCCCTCCCAAAAGTTCATCCGAGACCTTGATAGCCTGATCCAAGTATCCGCCTGGATTCTGGCGCAAGTCTAAGATGAGTTTCTTCATTCCTTTGGCTTTTAGCTCCTTGAGGGCTTCGACAAACTCGTCATGCGTGGTTTGCACAAAGCGGTCAATGTAGATATAGCCAATGTCGTCGCGCAGCATCATTGAGACCCCGACGCTGTAGGTCGGAATCTTATCGCGCGTAATGACAAAATACAGCGGCTCTTTTTCACCTGGGCGAATGATTTTTACCTTTACTTTTGTGCCTTTCGGTCCTCGCAAACGCTTGATGACACCTTCTCGCGTGATGCCAATTGCTGAGGAGTCATCAATTTCCACGATTTTATCACCTGACTGAATGCCCAGCTTATCGCTCGGCCCACCGATAACTGGCGCCACCACAAAGAGTGTGTCGTTGAGCACATCGAACTCAATACCAATTCCCTCAAAATTGCCTTGAAATTCCTCCTTTGAACGACGATTTTGCTCTGCCGACAGATAGGCAGAATGCGGGTCTAAGCGCTCCAGCATTCCTTCAATTGCGCCTTCGGTGAGTTTCTGCGTATCCACATCATCTACGTAGTATTTGGAGACAAACAGAAAAGCTTGCGAGAATTTGCGCTGCTGTTCATAGAGATTGTCGCTCGAGATGCTGGTCTTGATTTGTGTGCCGACCAGAATACCAAAAATCAAGACTCCAACGATAAGTATGCCTAATGAGAAACGTCCCATGGTTCGGTCTGTTACGTTTGTTTCAGGTTTCAAGAAAATTTCATGTTTTATGGGAACTGCTGCAACTTCTGATGCTTGAAACAAGGGCTACTCATTCGTATCTTGGTGAAAAATAGGACACAATTCATTCAATCGCAATTCAGCCTCAAAAGTTTTGCTTTGCGGAGCAGGTGTTCTTTCCTCTTTACCCAACGCACTGCAGCGCATTGCAGAAATGCTTGCAGCGTTGCAGCACCGCCGAGCAACGCCCACCTCACCAAGACTTGTGCCT includes:
- a CDS encoding ATP-binding protein → MTKNTATENAPEAVKIGHYGELVLYAIAFLLLVTSIFVINYVLAQRSEEDAKQVALATQSAREWQRAEKSLRDMHLRFFMLTQYDTAFKEFATSIRQFDELQRALREGGPATLFGTAVAVKPIEEEKAVQAWGNIDHLWQPHREKFLKLAAASADRIDTLLLEQCVETMVKESDAILNANQRFITTLGEVSNERIARLQTLQVSALLLSLGVFFAMAVRLTISLRKRDRIIQQSTDEILRQRNQLASEKERVEKLLSDLKSTQAQLIQSEKMASLGQMVAGIAHEVNTPLGFVTNNLSVIERNVGILERALREYQKMEKMLREGELAELEAQLENIRSMVLRIEELSLVERTRRTISESNIGLQRIQELVTNLRNFSRLDEATCKLVNLAESIDSALMIATNMVKHKAEVIKNYAPNLMVECYPAQLNQVFLNLITNATQAIEKFGKITITTLTEGDKAIIKIADTGIGIPEENLKKIFEPFFTTKPVGQGTGLGLSIVYKIIEQHHGTIQVASEVGRGTEFTITLPLRQTRRSNVVAEQKENIAS
- the upp gene encoding uracil phosphoribosyltransferase; this encodes MKLTVFEHSLLKCELTVLRNKHTSEELFRSALERLAEIMAIEIFEKLPLEPVHIETPLEPTVGYRLKEKFLIAPVLRAGLGMQNGFLKFLPNATVSHIGVSRDHTTHQPHFYYSNIPENISELHCFVLDPMLATGGSATMAVSLLKEKGARNLSLVSVVAAPEGVRHFSQHHPEVPIYAATLDRELNDKKYILPGLGDAGDRLFGT
- a CDS encoding S41 family peptidase, whose product is MGRFSLGILIVGVLIFGILVGTQIKTSISSDNLYEQQRKFSQAFLFVSKYYVDDVDTQKLTEGAIEGMLERLDPHSAYLSAEQNRRSKEEFQGNFEGIGIEFDVLNDTLFVVAPVIGGPSDKLGIQSGDKIVEIDDSSAIGITREGVIKRLRGPKGTKVKVKIIRPGEKEPLYFVITRDKIPTYSVGVSMMLRDDIGYIYIDRFVQTTHDEFVEALKELKAKGMKKLILDLRQNPGGYLDQAIKVSDELLGGVQKIVYTKGRSAPEENAFSKPGDLFEKEPLIILVNRASASASEIVAGAVQDHDRGLIVGETTFGKGLVQRPFDLPDGSQIRVTIARYYTPSGRSIQRPYDGGRRGREEYYAEIQERGWNELGINSPDPEVKRKAQELRGRNEPIEASMFIKPDSIHKPYKTDKGRIVLGGGGIMPDYFIWPDTVTRYYRQLRSARIFDEFAQHYIEQNPAFKKKYEHNFEKFRKEFEVSSEMMKQLIALAAKKNIPFVEADYNRDERYLKNAVKGNLARQIWGSKYERMIFADEDNIVQEAIKLFPKAEALAKLGTAK